From Roseateles sp. SL47:
CGCTTTCCGGACGGACCGCAGGGCCAGCTGGGCGGGCTCACCGGCATGCTGCTGCTGGCGGAATCCCACGTGGCCCTTCACACCTGGCCCGAACTGGGCGCCGTGACGCTGGATGTCTATGTCTGCAACTATGGCGCGGACAACTCGTTGAAGGCGAGGTCCCTGATGAGCGCCCTGGTGGCCCTGTTCCGTCCGCAGCAGGCGGACTGCCAGGAACTGCAGCGCGGGCGCCGACCCGACTGACACCGTCGGCGCCTGGTCCCGAGGCGGATCCTGCGCCGGCGACGCCTACGCAGTGCCCGCTGCCCACCACCCGCTGCCCGCTGCACGCCGCACGCCGCACGCGCCGACTCAAGCCCGCCCGTCCGCCGATCGTTGATAACGTGTCGAAATCGACATTTCGGCGGCTTCCTTCACATCTGTACCGCTACCAACAGGGTTTCCACCACCCTCGACTTCGCACACGCTGGCGAGGTCTCTCCTAGACTGCTTCTCATTGCCCGCGCAGACGGGACAGGGGAGTGACGTGAAAGAGAGCAAGACCCGCCACTGGGAGGCCGGGCCGCGGCACGTGCCGTCATCCGGAACCGCAAAACCTGGCACTGACTCAAACGCTCGACCGTGGGCCATGTGGTCCGCCGCGTTGAGCGCGGCCGAAGCGCGCGCTCGGCAGCGTGGCCTATGGCCCGCCGACCGGACACAGGGGTCCCTCGCCCAGCAGGCCCAGGAGGACACCGGCCACGAGGAGGACTTCGTCAGCACGCTGCCCTCGGACCTGTTCGATGACGTGCCCGTCGATATCCTCCTGTCGTCGACGGGCTTGTTTCCGCCCGCAGCAACAGCAGCTCCAACGGCGGCACCAACAGCGGCACCTGCAGCCTCATCCAAGGCTGCACGCGCCACTGCATTTTCGGCGCCAACCACCCCGTCACCGCCCCCTTCGCCCACCCCTGCACTGGCGCCCGCATCGACGCTGTCCTCGTGGCGCGTTCGTCCCGTGGCCGGTCATGCCGACGCGTGGCCCCATGCCCAGGACACGGCGCGGCGCGTGCCACTTCCCAGGGGACCCTCCTCCCGCCTGCATGACAACGGCCCCGACACCGCGCAGTTCCCCGCCTTCCCCGCCTTTCCCGCATGGACGCCCTGCAGCAGCCCGCGGCTGCACTTCACCGGCACCGGCAGCGAATACTTTCGTCTCTGGGTGATCCACACCCTGCTCATCGTGCTGACCCTGGGGCTTTATTCCGCCTGGGCCCAGCAGCGCCAGCTGCGCTGGTGGGCGCGTCACACCGTGCTGGACGGTGACCCGTTCGACTTCCACGGTGCCCCGCGCCGCATGCTGATGCACCGCCTGTTTGCACTGGTGCTGCTGCTGGGCGTGTGGCTGGCCACGCTGCAGACGGTCTGGATGGCCTGCACGATGCTGGGCGTCATGGCCCTGGGGGCATCCGCCCTGATGATGCGGACACGGCGCTTCCGTCTGCATCACATGAGCTGGCGGGGGGTGCGCTTTGGGCAGCGCGCCCGCGCCAGTCAGGCCGTCGCCTCACGGCTGCCGCTGGCCATGGTCGGTGGTCCGCTGGGGCCGCAGCCATCCCGGGCGATGCTCAAGCTGCTGCTCACGCAGGGTTGGCTGGTGCTGCTGACGCTGGGCCTGTATTGGCCCTTCCTGGCAGTACGGCTGGTGCGGCTGCGCCTGGAACTGCTGACGCCTCGGGCCGATGACCTGCGCGCGGCCATCGACCTGCCGGCCCGGTCCCGCGCCGCGATCTGCAACCGAGCCACGGGCCCGGCCCTGGGCCTGGATCTGGGATGGTAAGCATGGGCGACATCTATTCCACCAACGCCCGCTGGTTCAATGGCAAGGACCGTCGGCCGCGCATGGCCCTGGTCCGCATCCATGGCCAGCATCTGGAACTGGTGCCCCATTCCAGCGAGGCATTTGCCCATTACTTCGCTGCGGATGGCGCCGACGCAGGAGAGTCTTCGGCGGACCTCCGCGACCCACTGGTGCCGCTGGAAAGCTCGGCGCGCCGGTATGCTCGTGCGCTGCTGAAGGTGGGCGAGCGCTGGCGCGGGACCCCGGTGCCTGTGCAACTGCCGGATGGTGGCACGGTGCTGCTCAGCGCGGACAGCGCAGTGGCCAAGGTCCTGGCCCCGCAGAGCCTGGCCTCGCGCATGATGGGCAGCTGGCCGGGTGTCGTCACCGGCCTGCTGCTGCTCATGGTGGCGGTGCTGTGGCTCAGCACCGTGGGCGCCGGGTGGATGGCGCGCCTGCTCGGACTCGCCTGACGCCCCGCCGCCCCGGCCCCCCCGGGGGCACCGCCTTGATGCGTCAATCGGCTTTGGTGCTGGCCGCCGCGCCTGCGGTGGTCGCTGCCGTGGCCTTTGCAGCGCCTGGCTCCACCGGCTTGAACAAGCCCATCACATCGCGCTTGCCGCGCTCCAGATAAGGCACCGGCTGGTCCATCCATTCCGGGCGGGGCGCGCCGAGCAGGAAATGGTCGAAGAACTCGCCCATGTGCACCGTGTAGTGCTTCATGTGGTCGCGGTCCTTCAAGCCGTGTTTCTCGCCGTTGTAGTTGAACCAGTAGGCTTCCTTGCCCAGGCGGCGCAGGGCGGTGAAGAACTCGATGCCTTGATACCAGGGCACTGCGTCGTCATCGTCGTTGTGGATGGTCAGATACGGGGTCTGCACCTTGTCGACCCGGAAGATGGGGGAGTTCTCCACATACAGGTCGGGGCGTTCC
This genomic window contains:
- a CDS encoding S-adenosylmethionine decarboxylase family protein, which gives rise to MNGLHLTADLSGCADLALLVDASGLAQQCRAATEANGLTVVGDHWHRFPDGPQGQLGGLTGMLLLAESHVALHTWPELGAVTLDVYVCNYGADNSLKARSLMSALVALFRPQQADCQELQRGRRPD
- a CDS encoding DUF898 family protein, encoding MWSAALSAAEARARQRGLWPADRTQGSLAQQAQEDTGHEEDFVSTLPSDLFDDVPVDILLSSTGLFPPAATAAPTAAPTAAPAASSKAARATAFSAPTTPSPPPSPTPALAPASTLSSWRVRPVAGHADAWPHAQDTARRVPLPRGPSSRLHDNGPDTAQFPAFPAFPAWTPCSSPRLHFTGTGSEYFRLWVIHTLLIVLTLGLYSAWAQQRQLRWWARHTVLDGDPFDFHGAPRRMLMHRLFALVLLLGVWLATLQTVWMACTMLGVMALGASALMMRTRRFRLHHMSWRGVRFGQRARASQAVASRLPLAMVGGPLGPQPSRAMLKLLLTQGWLVLLTLGLYWPFLAVRLVRLRLELLTPRADDLRAAIDLPARSRAAICNRATGPALGLDLGW
- a CDS encoding DUF7092 domain-containing protein; amino-acid sequence: MGDIYSTNARWFNGKDRRPRMALVRIHGQHLELVPHSSEAFAHYFAADGADAGESSADLRDPLVPLESSARRYARALLKVGERWRGTPVPVQLPDGGTVLLSADSAVAKVLAPQSLASRMMGSWPGVVTGLLLLMVAVLWLSTVGAGWMARLLGLA